A single genomic interval of Helianthus annuus cultivar XRQ/B chromosome 6, HanXRQr2.0-SUNRISE, whole genome shotgun sequence harbors:
- the LOC110865600 gene encoding VIN3-like protein 1 isoform X1: protein MDKKIAKNQDSKKVPVGPKGQPSRRNKRKGANPKRIPQNTDSRFSGTLICSNSACGAVRCVFYPFCKRCSCYICHLFDNNKDPSLWLECASDSPSDSCGSSCHVECAFRRGRVGVVDHGQGMRLDGGYCCASCGRRSGILGYWKRQLTIAKESRSVDILCHRIYLCFRLLNGTSRFKNLHQFVIEAKNKLEAEVGPLDGVHGKVAPFIVSKLSVAGEVQALCNAALQKADEFSATRSSPLGGKEGSVLQKEGTSGANDAEPDSMLKVRDSGKLPQLTWVEEQGGLDDMSGPELSGLGHMVRPDTSKADGSPSTSNGLDRNIVIVLDTDDEAAPNDIPRDDAEKSAQHGPNVEVAAVNPQAGMTRKRPANTEAHDSDNLEQKYEYFVLFRKLEREGHITKEFRQKLFTWFSLSSTEHERRVINAFIRTLGDDLQSLGEQLVDSFGDIVNSKRPKT, encoded by the exons ATGGATAAGAAAATTGCGAAGAATCAGGATTCAAAGAAGGTACCCGTGGGTCCTAAAGGCCAGCCATCAAGAAGGAACAAGAGAAAAGGGGCAAACCCTAAGCGAATCCCACAAAACACAGATTCTAGATTCTCAGGTACATTGATTTGCAGTAACTCCGCGTGTGGGGCTGTGCGTTGCGTTTTTTATCCCTTCTGTAAGAGGTGTTCATGCTACATTTGCCATTTATTTGATAACAACAAAGATCCTAGTCTTTGGTTGGAATGCGCATCTGATTCTCCATCAGACTCATGTGGGTCATCTTGCCACGTTGAGTGTGCCTTCCGACGAGGAAGGGTCGGTGTAGTTGATCATGGCCAAGGGATGCGGCTCGATGGGGGTTACTGTTGCGCGTCATGTGGTAGACGCTCAGGGATACTTGG GTATTGGAAGAGGCAACTGACCATTGCAAAGGAGTCCCGCAGTGTCGATATCCTATGCCATaggatatatttgtgttttaGGCTTCTAAATGGCACATCCAGGTTTAAAAACCTACATCAATTTGTTATAGAAGCAAAAAATAAATTAGAGGCGGAAGTGGGCCCACTGGATGGGGTCCATGGCAAGGTGGCACCATTTATTGTAAGCAAACTCTCTGTCGCAGGAGAAGTGCAAGCATTGTGTAATGCTGCACTCCAAAAGGCAGACGAATTTTCTGCCACACGTTCTAGTCCCCTGGGTGGTAAAG AAGGCTCCGTTCTTCAAAAGGAAGGAACATCTGGTGCCAATGATGCTGAACCAGACTCCATGCTTAAAGTCCGAGACTCTGGCAAACTGCCACAGCTAACTTGGGTTGAAGAACAAGGAGGCTTGGATGATATGTCAGGTCCAGAATTGAGTGGGCTTGGTCATATGGTCAGGCCCGACACTTCGAAAGCTGACGGGTCACCATCTACGTCAAATGGGCTGGACAGGAATATCGTCATAGTTCTTGATACAGATGACGAAGCTGCTCCAAATGATATCCCTAGGGATGACGCAGAAAAATCGGCCCAACATGGGCCCAATGTGGAAGTGGCAGCTGTTAACCCCCAGGCCGGGATGACAAGAAAGAGGCCAGCTAATACAGAGGCCCATGATTCTGATAACCTGGAGCAGAAGTATGAATATTTTGTGCTGTTCCGAAAGCTTGAGCGTGAAGGGCACATCACAAAAGAATTTAGACAGAAACTGTTCACGTGGTTTAGTCTGAGTTCAACCGAGCATGAACGAAGAGTGATCAATGCTTTCATCCGAACACTCGGGGATGACCTTCAAAGCTTAGGAGAACAGTTGGTTGACTCCTTTGGGGATATAGTGAACAGCAAAAGGCCCAAAACTTAA
- the LOC110865600 gene encoding VIN3-like protein 1 isoform X2 → MDKKIAKNQDSKKVPVGPKGQPSRRNKRKGANPKRIPQNTDSRFSDPSLWLECASDSPSDSCGSSCHVECAFRRGRVGVVDHGQGMRLDGGYCCASCGRRSGILGYWKRQLTIAKESRSVDILCHRIYLCFRLLNGTSRFKNLHQFVIEAKNKLEAEVGPLDGVHGKVAPFIVSKLSVAGEVQALCNAALQKADEFSATRSSPLGGKEGSVLQKEGTSGANDAEPDSMLKVRDSGKLPQLTWVEEQGGLDDMSGPELSGLGHMVRPDTSKADGSPSTSNGLDRNIVIVLDTDDEAAPNDIPRDDAEKSAQHGPNVEVAAVNPQAGMTRKRPANTEAHDSDNLEQKYEYFVLFRKLEREGHITKEFRQKLFTWFSLSSTEHERRVINAFIRTLGDDLQSLGEQLVDSFGDIVNSKRPKT, encoded by the exons ATGGATAAGAAAATTGCGAAGAATCAGGATTCAAAGAAGGTACCCGTGGGTCCTAAAGGCCAGCCATCAAGAAGGAACAAGAGAAAAGGGGCAAACCCTAAGCGAATCCCACAAAACACAGATTCTAGATTCTCAG ATCCTAGTCTTTGGTTGGAATGCGCATCTGATTCTCCATCAGACTCATGTGGGTCATCTTGCCACGTTGAGTGTGCCTTCCGACGAGGAAGGGTCGGTGTAGTTGATCATGGCCAAGGGATGCGGCTCGATGGGGGTTACTGTTGCGCGTCATGTGGTAGACGCTCAGGGATACTTGG GTATTGGAAGAGGCAACTGACCATTGCAAAGGAGTCCCGCAGTGTCGATATCCTATGCCATaggatatatttgtgttttaGGCTTCTAAATGGCACATCCAGGTTTAAAAACCTACATCAATTTGTTATAGAAGCAAAAAATAAATTAGAGGCGGAAGTGGGCCCACTGGATGGGGTCCATGGCAAGGTGGCACCATTTATTGTAAGCAAACTCTCTGTCGCAGGAGAAGTGCAAGCATTGTGTAATGCTGCACTCCAAAAGGCAGACGAATTTTCTGCCACACGTTCTAGTCCCCTGGGTGGTAAAG AAGGCTCCGTTCTTCAAAAGGAAGGAACATCTGGTGCCAATGATGCTGAACCAGACTCCATGCTTAAAGTCCGAGACTCTGGCAAACTGCCACAGCTAACTTGGGTTGAAGAACAAGGAGGCTTGGATGATATGTCAGGTCCAGAATTGAGTGGGCTTGGTCATATGGTCAGGCCCGACACTTCGAAAGCTGACGGGTCACCATCTACGTCAAATGGGCTGGACAGGAATATCGTCATAGTTCTTGATACAGATGACGAAGCTGCTCCAAATGATATCCCTAGGGATGACGCAGAAAAATCGGCCCAACATGGGCCCAATGTGGAAGTGGCAGCTGTTAACCCCCAGGCCGGGATGACAAGAAAGAGGCCAGCTAATACAGAGGCCCATGATTCTGATAACCTGGAGCAGAAGTATGAATATTTTGTGCTGTTCCGAAAGCTTGAGCGTGAAGGGCACATCACAAAAGAATTTAGACAGAAACTGTTCACGTGGTTTAGTCTGAGTTCAACCGAGCATGAACGAAGAGTGATCAATGCTTTCATCCGAACACTCGGGGATGACCTTCAAAGCTTAGGAGAACAGTTGGTTGACTCCTTTGGGGATATAGTGAACAGCAAAAGGCCCAAAACTTAA